From Sinorhizobium sp. RAC02, a single genomic window includes:
- a CDS encoding O-antigen ligase — MRIAKTRLIGPVGNEAYAAVAVALSFFVFAYSFRFGQISILAYYALWLPLVVVDYRRVLGNYTRYLWIFAFAIFACLSVFWSQAPGATARAGVQYLSHVACALIAMRVVDTRTLVRGGLIGTGLVLFYSLVFGVYHLDPLDGTYSFVGAFASKNQLGFYASLAVLFAFAALFLGAERGLWRFAAVGCIVIALYCLKASQSATSVLTTIAIAGLCLALRGLELLAPAHRKMLFFGLAIATVLTLIAGAYGGGYEMLLGAFGKDATLTGRTYLWQQGIEAAGEAPLVGIGYQAFWVQGFAEAERLWAAFFIGTRSGFHFHNTFIAATVETGLIGCLLLSMVLIVTFAGHLRRLLSAAHDLEALVLCTVAALLVVRTFVEIDILNPYHVGSFLLYFAAGKLADTQRNVAVEDRRPLLRQSGAALT, encoded by the coding sequence ATGCGGATAGCGAAGACACGCCTGATCGGACCTGTCGGTAACGAGGCCTATGCCGCGGTTGCCGTCGCGCTGTCCTTTTTCGTCTTCGCCTATTCCTTCCGCTTCGGCCAGATATCGATCCTCGCCTACTATGCGCTGTGGTTGCCGCTGGTCGTCGTCGATTACCGGCGCGTGCTCGGCAACTACACGCGTTACCTCTGGATCTTCGCCTTCGCCATTTTCGCCTGCCTGTCCGTCTTCTGGTCGCAAGCGCCCGGTGCCACCGCCCGCGCCGGCGTGCAGTACCTTTCCCATGTCGCCTGCGCGCTGATCGCCATGCGGGTCGTCGACACGCGTACTCTCGTGCGCGGAGGGCTGATCGGGACCGGCCTCGTCCTGTTCTATTCGCTTGTCTTCGGCGTCTATCACCTTGATCCGCTGGATGGCACCTACAGCTTCGTCGGCGCTTTCGCCTCGAAAAACCAGCTCGGTTTCTATGCCTCGCTCGCCGTGCTCTTCGCCTTTGCGGCGCTGTTTCTCGGTGCTGAGCGCGGCCTCTGGCGGTTCGCCGCCGTCGGCTGCATCGTGATTGCCCTTTATTGCCTCAAGGCCTCGCAATCGGCGACCTCGGTGTTGACGACGATTGCCATTGCCGGCCTGTGCCTGGCCCTGCGCGGGCTCGAATTGCTGGCGCCGGCCCACCGAAAGATGCTGTTTTTCGGCCTTGCGATCGCAACCGTTCTCACGCTCATCGCCGGGGCTTATGGCGGTGGCTATGAAATGCTGCTCGGCGCCTTCGGCAAGGACGCGACCCTGACCGGCCGCACCTATCTCTGGCAGCAGGGCATCGAGGCAGCAGGCGAGGCGCCCCTTGTCGGCATCGGCTACCAGGCGTTCTGGGTGCAGGGTTTTGCCGAGGCCGAGCGGCTTTGGGCCGCCTTCTTCATCGGCACGCGGTCCGGGTTCCACTTCCACAACACCTTCATCGCCGCCACGGTCGAGACGGGGCTGATCGGCTGCCTGCTGCTCTCCATGGTGTTGATCGTGACGTTTGCCGGGCACCTGCGTCGCCTGCTTTCAGCGGCGCATGATCTGGAGGCGCTGGTGCTCTGCACCGTGGCAGCATTGCTTGTGGTGCGCACCTTCGTCGAAATCGACATTCTGAACCCCTATCACGTGGGTTCCTTCCTGCTCTATTTCGCAGCCGGGAAACTTGCCGATACGCAGCGGAACGTTGCCGTGGAAGACAGGCGGCCCCTGCTTCGCCAGTCCGGGGCGGCGCTGACATGA
- a CDS encoding acyltransferase has translation MTGVERPAGQRSTLYGIQYLRAFAALAVVLFHAAERSGYAFAIGAAGVDVFFVISGFIMWVIVERRPVSPGRFLIDRIRRIVPIYWLATALMVAGGLAGLFPNLVLTAGHVLASFFFIPLPSPSSGGLWPVLVQGWTLNYEMFFYVVFAACLALPRRLLLPAMVVVFVGLVAIGFAAESSNPLFVTYTRPIILEFVAGMLVGRLWLAGRVPNAFASLVLIVGALAGFAAIGILRLPFDEWICGPLACALVYGTAALETQRGVPRSKIPAVLGDASYSIYLWHTFAISVVAKVGMMLGLASWLVLVASFAAGTLAGLCGYYLIERPLLRGAGGMLKSRRLPA, from the coding sequence ATGACGGGCGTGGAGCGGCCGGCGGGGCAACGCAGCACGCTTTACGGCATCCAGTATCTGCGGGCTTTCGCCGCGCTTGCGGTCGTGCTTTTCCATGCGGCGGAACGCAGCGGCTACGCCTTTGCCATCGGCGCGGCCGGCGTCGATGTCTTCTTCGTCATCAGCGGCTTCATCATGTGGGTCATCGTGGAGCGGCGTCCCGTCTCACCCGGGCGTTTCCTGATCGACCGCATCCGCCGCATCGTGCCGATCTACTGGCTGGCGACCGCCCTCATGGTGGCGGGCGGGCTTGCCGGCCTGTTTCCCAATCTGGTGCTGACGGCCGGCCATGTCCTTGCATCGTTTTTCTTCATTCCACTGCCCTCGCCGAGCAGCGGCGGTCTCTGGCCGGTGCTCGTGCAGGGCTGGACGCTCAACTACGAAATGTTCTTCTACGTCGTCTTCGCCGCCTGCCTCGCCCTGCCTCGGCGCCTCCTGCTTCCCGCGATGGTGGTCGTATTCGTCGGCCTCGTTGCCATCGGATTTGCGGCGGAGAGCAGCAATCCCCTGTTCGTCACCTATACGCGGCCGATCATCCTGGAGTTCGTCGCCGGCATGTTGGTGGGGCGGCTCTGGCTCGCAGGTCGGGTTCCAAACGCATTCGCTTCGCTGGTCCTGATCGTCGGGGCACTCGCCGGATTTGCGGCGATCGGCATTCTGAGATTGCCTTTCGATGAATGGATCTGTGGGCCGCTCGCCTGTGCGCTCGTCTACGGCACTGCAGCGCTTGAGACGCAGCGCGGCGTGCCGCGGTCAAAGATCCCGGCTGTCCTCGGCGACGCGTCCTATTCGATCTATCTCTGGCACACCTTCGCCATCTCGGTGGTGGCGAAGGTCGGCATGATGCTCGGCCTTGCATCGTGGCTTGTTTTGGTGGCCTCGTTCGCTGCCGGCACGCTGGCGGGGCTCTGCGGTTACTACCTGATCGAACGGCCGCTTCTGCGCGGTGCGGGCGGCATGCTCAAATCGAGGCGCTTGCCCGCCTGA